Below is a window of Sulfurimonas sp. DNA.
CATTATATAGTTTTGAAAGAGCTTCAAACTCCAGTTGAGATTTTACTTGGGATTTTAAGTTTTCTAAGCTTTTATCATCTTGTCCCGCAAGCAGTTTTGCTGCAAGTGCATCATTTACTTCCGCTTTTATTTTCGCTTGAATATTATGAACAGTTACTTTAAACTCGGCATCTTTGCCTGCTAATTTGTCAGAGCCGTAGTTATCAGGGAATTTAACTTTTACAACTTTTTCTTCACCGATATTCATACCGACTACTTGATCTTCAAACCCCGGGATAAACTGACCTGAACCTAGAACAAGCGCAAACTCTTTTGCAGCTCCGCCTTCAAAAAGCACGCCGTCAATTGAACCTTCAAAATCAATAATTACGCTGTCGCCATTTTGTGCAGCTCTTTTTTCTTTAAGATCTACAAATTTTCCTTGAGAATCGGCAATTTTTTCAAGTCTTGCATTTACATCTTCATCCGTTATAAGCGGCTTTTCAAAGCTCTCTACCATTTCAAGATAACCGTCAAGATTGATATCCGGTCTCATTGCAACTTTAACCGTTACATCGATGCTGTCTGCATTTTTAACAAAATTAGAGATATTCGGCTCACCGATTAACGAATTCATTGCAACTTTTAACTCATCAAGACCTCTGTTTAAAACCTCACGCAGCGCTTCCGCTTCTGCATCTTGAACTAAACGATCTCCAAACTGTTTTTTAACTACGGCTACAGGAACTTTACCTTTACGGAACCCTTGAACAGAAGCAGTTTTAGTCAACTTTTTAGCTAGTTTTTCTATGTTGGCTTCCACTACTTCTTTTGGGATTTGAGCTTCTATCTCAGCATTTGCACTATTAATCTTATTTGTTTTGATTTTCATCAATTTCCTTTTTTAT
It encodes the following:
- the tig gene encoding trigger factor, translated to MKIKTNKINSANAEIEAQIPKEVVEANIEKLAKKLTKTASVQGFRKGKVPVAVVKKQFGDRLVQDAEAEALREVLNRGLDELKVAMNSLIGEPNISNFVKNADSIDVTVKVAMRPDINLDGYLEMVESFEKPLITDEDVNARLEKIADSQGKFVDLKEKRAAQNGDSVIIDFEGSIDGVLFEGGAAKEFALVLGSGQFIPGFEDQVVGMNIGEEKVVKVKFPDNYGSDKLAGKDAEFKVTVHNIQAKIKAEVNDALAAKLLAGQDDKSLENLKSQVKSQLEFEALSKLYNDELKPALLETFVAKMNFDLPEFVVDQEIDVSLNKKASTMSEDEIQELRENADKLEALRETFREDASRSVKATFIIDALATAENIKVDENEVMQTIYYEAMQMGQDPRLAYDKYKNAGYLPAIQMSMIEDRVLTQILNSKMKEA